In Topomyia yanbarensis strain Yona2022 chromosome 2, ASM3024719v1, whole genome shotgun sequence, one DNA window encodes the following:
- the LOC131684059 gene encoding uncharacterized protein LOC131684059 has protein sequence MNQQPSQNDAGKERKAEWLSGSWPLQPFDDSLTNNKRKAEWIRFRDQCERIVSCKAPVDSITKLTGLKNFAGNYLLTIIEMQEKLVPGGSEDIYKATLTALNNYFNQTCDTTKERMKFRELQMKMTEPFSDWVLRLGTQAKFCDFGELQQREEEFIQALLRRSIPMISEKLYEISSIFNNNLEKIINHGNHLDFIRSEAQEATSTKVTGMLVKQQSR, from the coding sequence GGTCATGGCCACTGCAACCATTCGACGATTCATTAACGAATAATAAGCGTAAAGCGGAATGGATCCGATTTCGTGATCAATGCGAACGCATCGTTTCTTGCAAGGCGCCTGTGGATTCCATCACGAAGCTAACCGGGTTAAAAAATTTTGCGGGAAACTACTTATTGACTATAATTGAAATGCAAGAGAAACTTGTTCCGGGGGGTTCGGAAGACATCTACAAAGCAACTCTCACAGCTCTTAATAACTATTTTAATCAAACTTGCGACACGACGAAAGAGCGAATGAAATTCCGCGAACTGCAAATGAAAATGACAGAACCGTTTTCTGATTGGGTGTTACGCTTGGGAACTCAAGCAAAATTCTGCGATTTCGGTGAGCTACAGCAACGGGAAGAAGAGTTCATTCAAGCGTTGTTGAGAAGATCGATTCCAATGATCTCAGAAAAGTTATATGAGATATccagtatcttcaacaataacTTGGAGAAAATCATTAATCATGGAAATCATCTTGATTTTATCAGATCGGAAGCTCAGGAAGCAACGTCAACAAAAGTGACAGGTATGCTAGTGAAACAGCAGTCGAGGTGA